The nucleotide sequence GGTGAGCGAGGCACTCTGGGCGATCGGTCGCGGCACCGGGATCGCATCGCTGATCCTGCTCACGATCTCGGTCGTGCTCGGGATCGTGACGCGCTCGGGGCGACCGCTGCCAGGCCTGCCGCGCTTCTCGGTGACGCTCGTGCACCGCAACGTGTCGCTCGCCGCCTCGCTCTTCCTCGTGGTGCACATCGTGTCGCTCATGTTCGACTCGTACGCGCAGCTCACGCTGCTCGACACCGTCGTGCCGTTCTTCGGCAGCTATCGGCCACTCTGGCAGGGCTTCGGCACGGTCGCGTTCGACCTCCTGCTCGTGCTGATCGTCACGAGCCTGCTGCGGCGGCGTCTCGGACCGCGCCTGTTCAAGGCGATCCACTGGGCCGCCTACGCGATGTGGCCGATCGCCCTCGCGCACGCGATCGGCAACGGGACGAACGGCACCGAGGGCTGGTTCCTCATGCTCGCCGGCGCCTCGGTCGCCGCCGTTCTCGGCGCCCTCGCCTGGCGTCTCACCACCCGTTTCATCGAGTACCGGGGCGTGCGCGCCGAGCTCACGCCCCGCATCCGGCCCACCGCACCCCCGCCGACCCGACTGGAGACCCGATGACGCTCACGCAGCCCATCCACACGACCGTGGCGCCGCCCGCCGGCGTCCGCCGCCTCTTCGCGACGCCCGGCGCCGACTGGCGCTCGCACCTCGACACCTACGGGCCCATGCCCGGCGACCACGACGAGGGGCAGCTGCTGGCAGAGCTCGAAGCGTCGGGGCTCTCGGGTCGCGGGGGAGCGGGATTTCCTGCCTGGCGCAAGCTGCTGGCGGCAGCGGCGGCTTCGCGTGACGAGGGGCGGGCGGGCGCGGGGAGCGGCCGGGCGGGTGGCGGGCGGGGTGCCCGCGGATCCTGCGCCCCCGTCGTCATCGCGAACGGTGCCGAGGGCGAGCCGCTGAGCCGCAAAGACCAGACCCTGCTCGCCCAGGCGCCCCACCTGGTGCTCGACGGGCTGCTGCTCGCGGCGTCGGTGCTGCGGGCGGGCGACACGGTGCTCTACGCGACCGAGGCGTCGCTCGGGCCCGTGCGTCGGGCGATCTCCGAGCGGCAGGATGCGACACGCGTGCGCCTGATCGTCGCTCCCCACGCCTTCCTCTCGGGGGAGGCCACCGCCGTCGTGCGCGCCGTCTCGGGAGGCCCGGCCCTGCCCCGCGACCACGCCTTCCGCCTCACGACGTCGGGTCTGGGCGGGGCGCCCACGCTCGTCCAGAACGTCGAGACGCTCGCCCACCTCGCCCTGCTGGCCCGCTTCGGCGCGGCGTGGTTCACGTCGGTCGGCGTGCCCGGCGACTCCGGGACCCGGCTCGTCTCGATCTC is from Frondihabitans australicus and encodes:
- a CDS encoding ferric reductase-like transmembrane domain-containing protein: MSEALWAIGRGTGIASLILLTISVVLGIVTRSGRPLPGLPRFSVTLVHRNVSLAASLFLVVHIVSLMFDSYAQLTLLDTVVPFFGSYRPLWQGFGTVAFDLLLVLIVTSLLRRRLGPRLFKAIHWAAYAMWPIALAHAIGNGTNGTEGWFLMLAGASVAAVLGALAWRLTTRFIEYRGVRAELTPRIRPTAPPPTRLETR
- a CDS encoding NADH-ubiquinone oxidoreductase-F iron-sulfur binding region domain-containing protein encodes the protein MTLTQPIHTTVAPPAGVRRLFATPGADWRSHLDTYGPMPGDHDEGQLLAELEASGLSGRGGAGFPAWRKLLAAAAASRDEGRAGAGSGRAGGGRGARGSCAPVVIANGAEGEPLSRKDQTLLAQAPHLVLDGLLLAASVLRAGDTVLYATEASLGPVRRAISERQDATRVRLIVAPHAFLSGEATAVVRAVSGGPALPRDHAFRLTTSGLGGAPTLVQNVETLAHLALLARFGAAWFTSVGVPGDSGTRLVSISGDVPVPQVFEVPGGVPLGEALLASRVALPSLRAVLVGGYHGAWVPASAFDAPLSPVGLAPFGAAPGAGILMALGAHRCGVAASAEIATYLAAQSAKQCGPCANGLPRLAEVLQRVARRERAPWLRDEVARLAAVVRGRGSCHHPDGTSRFVLSTLDVFASDVAAHLEGRCEVAS